Proteins co-encoded in one Rhodococcus sp. PAMC28707 genomic window:
- a CDS encoding metal ABC transporter ATP-binding protein, which yields MPAVELRDAGLAFGERTLWRNLDLTVESGEFVAVLGPNGSGKTSLLKVLLGQNHLTSGTAAIAGEPVRKGQSGVGYIPQQRSIDDGLPLRGRDLVGLGWDGHRWGLGLRGMRERTRVVQHAIDQVDANAFAGAPVGTMSGGEQQRLRIAQALVGNPTVLLCDEPLLSLDLANQGLVSGLIDRRRREHDTAVLFVTHEINPILPLVDRIVYIVDGKFRIGAPADVMTTEVLSELYGTEVEVLKVRGRLVVVGTGDSIDALGSAGAHHPPTEDL from the coding sequence ATGCCTGCTGTAGAACTGCGCGATGCCGGACTGGCGTTCGGGGAGCGCACGTTGTGGCGGAACCTCGATCTCACGGTGGAGAGCGGTGAGTTCGTAGCTGTCCTCGGACCGAACGGTTCGGGTAAGACTTCGCTTCTGAAGGTGCTGCTCGGCCAGAACCATTTGACTTCGGGGACTGCTGCAATTGCGGGTGAGCCTGTCCGCAAAGGCCAGTCCGGTGTCGGTTACATCCCGCAGCAGCGCAGTATCGACGACGGCTTGCCGCTGCGTGGGCGTGATCTCGTCGGTCTCGGCTGGGACGGCCATCGTTGGGGGCTCGGTCTTCGCGGCATGCGTGAGCGCACACGTGTCGTGCAGCATGCGATCGACCAGGTCGACGCGAATGCTTTCGCTGGTGCGCCGGTCGGGACGATGTCGGGAGGCGAGCAGCAGCGTTTACGTATCGCCCAGGCGCTGGTCGGCAATCCGACGGTGTTGCTGTGCGACGAGCCTCTACTCAGCCTCGATTTGGCGAATCAAGGTCTCGTGTCCGGTCTCATCGATCGGCGACGGCGGGAGCACGACACGGCGGTGCTGTTCGTGACGCACGAGATCAATCCGATTCTGCCGTTGGTGGACCGCATCGTCTACATCGTCGACGGCAAGTTCCGTATCGGCGCACCTGCTGATGTCATGACGACCGAAGTGCTCTCGGAGTTGTACGGAACCGAGGTGGAAGTTCTGAAGGTGCGCGGGCGGCTCGTCGTCGTCGGCACCGGAGATTCCATCGACGCTCTCGGCTCTGCGGGTGCGCACCATCCACCGACCGAGGATCTCTGA
- a CDS encoding zinc ABC transporter substrate-binding protein, protein MTACSSETSTSNSSAPATAIDGPITIVASTNVWGSVAQSVAGDLASVESIIADPSADPHSYEASAGDAAKVAEASLVVYNGGGYDEFIEDILGSEGKNVPSVNAYDLVGSGHTHDDEESTPNGSENSTDGHGHNHGDANEHVWFDAEVAASTAESIADKLGRLDPDNAAQYTANAETFHDQVHRITDVTNKIAVDHANAPVAQTEPIAHYLIEESDLDDRTPEDFKNAIEAGNDPSPASIAATRDLLTSKSVRVLVYNIQTQDAVTQDIRSTAEAAGIPVVEVTETLPEGKTYIEWQTQAAEDLESALASAS, encoded by the coding sequence ATGACCGCATGCAGTTCGGAGACGAGCACATCCAACTCTTCGGCGCCTGCCACCGCGATCGACGGCCCGATCACAATCGTGGCCTCGACCAACGTGTGGGGCAGCGTCGCGCAATCCGTCGCGGGAGACCTCGCTTCGGTGGAATCGATCATCGCCGACCCGTCGGCGGATCCGCACTCCTACGAGGCCAGCGCCGGCGATGCCGCGAAGGTGGCCGAGGCGTCGCTCGTCGTATACAACGGTGGCGGATACGACGAGTTCATCGAGGACATCCTCGGCTCGGAGGGAAAGAACGTGCCTTCGGTCAACGCGTACGACCTCGTCGGTTCAGGCCATACACACGACGACGAAGAATCGACCCCGAACGGCTCCGAAAACTCCACGGACGGTCACGGCCATAACCACGGCGACGCCAACGAGCACGTCTGGTTCGACGCGGAGGTTGCCGCATCCACCGCGGAGTCGATCGCCGACAAGCTCGGCCGGCTCGACCCCGACAACGCCGCCCAGTACACCGCGAACGCCGAAACGTTCCATGATCAGGTCCATCGCATCACCGACGTGACGAACAAGATCGCCGTCGATCATGCCAATGCACCTGTCGCACAGACGGAACCGATCGCGCATTACCTGATCGAAGAGTCCGACCTCGACGATCGAACACCCGAGGACTTCAAGAACGCCATCGAAGCGGGCAACGACCCGTCGCCCGCGTCCATCGCGGCTACTCGCGACCTGTTGACGTCGAAGTCCGTCCGGGTCCTCGTCTACAACATCCAGACGCAGGACGCTGTCACCCAGGACATCCGCTCCACCGCCGAGGCCGCCGGAATCCCCGTCGTCGAGGTGACCGAGACGCTGCCCGAGGGCAAGACCTACATCGAGTGGCAGACGCAGGCAGCGGAGGATCTCGAATCTGCGCTGGCGTCGGCGTCCTGA
- a CDS encoding LacI family DNA-binding transcriptional regulator codes for MSRSSEPRRPATLASIAADLKVSRTTVSNAYNRPDQLSPELRERVLMAAKRRGYAGPDPLARSLRTRKAGAVGLVLTEALSYSFRDPAAMAFLAGLAESCEAAGQGLLLIPAGPDRDETAAAAVVQQAGVDGFVVYSVADDDPYLMAVRERHLPIVICDQPRGVPEAALVAIDDRAAMKMIAEQIIALGHRHIAVLCMRLGRDRRDGVVPPARLAGSHFHVQRERIAGVKDAMKDSGLDPESLTVVERFEHTTRSGHSAAAQALQANREATALLCTTDVLALGALNFAKVAGIDVPGQLTITGFDGVEDAIRENVTTVRQDAEEKGRRAGALLLSTSQSGIMAAEFLPTELVKGRTAAPPPA; via the coding sequence ATGTCCAGGTCGAGCGAGCCGCGCCGCCCCGCCACATTGGCCTCCATCGCTGCCGACCTGAAGGTGTCGCGCACCACAGTGTCGAACGCCTACAACCGGCCCGACCAGCTCTCACCCGAACTTCGCGAGCGCGTTCTCATGGCAGCCAAACGGCGCGGATACGCAGGACCGGACCCGCTCGCTCGCTCGCTTCGCACTCGTAAGGCGGGCGCAGTCGGCCTCGTACTTACCGAGGCGCTCAGCTACTCCTTCCGGGACCCTGCCGCCATGGCGTTCCTGGCCGGGCTCGCCGAATCCTGCGAAGCTGCAGGCCAAGGCCTGCTCCTCATTCCTGCAGGGCCCGATCGAGATGAGACTGCGGCCGCCGCCGTCGTGCAACAAGCAGGGGTCGACGGCTTCGTCGTCTATTCAGTCGCCGACGACGACCCTTACTTGATGGCCGTCCGCGAGCGGCACCTACCGATTGTCATCTGCGACCAACCACGCGGAGTGCCGGAGGCCGCACTCGTAGCCATCGACGATCGTGCCGCGATGAAAATGATCGCCGAGCAGATCATCGCCCTCGGACACCGCCACATCGCCGTTCTCTGTATGAGACTCGGACGCGACCGTCGCGACGGCGTCGTACCGCCCGCCCGGCTCGCTGGAAGCCACTTCCATGTCCAACGGGAGCGGATAGCAGGGGTGAAGGACGCGATGAAGGACAGCGGCCTCGATCCGGAATCGCTCACCGTCGTGGAGCGATTCGAACACACCACCCGCTCCGGCCACTCCGCTGCAGCTCAGGCGCTACAAGCCAACCGTGAGGCCACCGCACTGCTCTGCACCACCGATGTCCTCGCTCTCGGCGCACTCAACTTCGCGAAGGTCGCAGGCATCGACGTTCCGGGTCAGCTCACCATTACCGGCTTCGACGGCGTGGAAGATGCAATCCGCGAGAACGTCACCACCGTTCGTCAGGATGCCGAGGAGAAGGGGCGACGTGCAGGTGCGCTCCTGCTCTCCACCTCGCAGTCGGGCATCATGGCGGCCGAGTTCTTACCGACCGAATTGGTCAAAGGCCGTACGGCGGCTCCACCGCCCGCCTAG
- the otsB gene encoding trehalose-phosphatase — protein sequence MTASDLPVELRRALMAVARTPRLLVASDYDGTMAPIVSDPSKAFPHAESVSAMRGLASLAATKAAVISGRALRDLATLSRLPAEVQLVGSHGSEFDVGFINAIDDTAKRLLQDIAEEMTSIAARFSGVTVETKPASAALHVRNADSADADAALVAVREGIALREGVQVTEGKSVIELAVIVTDKGDALDILRHQEGATAAVFFGDDVTDEKAFTRLHGPDVGVKIGPGDSLAEFHIDSTEQVSLALAFLLEERRRWLSGADAPRIERLTMLASPNAVALVTPDANLTWLCHPEPDSAAIFAHLLGGNEAGHFSIGPKRTALPLSQQYVDGTMTVQTKWSSLQVTDYLPHDVAIGQTSLTRVVTGKATAIVTFAPRPEFGKVWVQLEPEEDGLRISGTAEPMVLRSPGVKWNVVSDGAQQTAHAEIDPTGGPVVLELRLGCEDLGPSALPEPERREQAEAYWKDWVDALNLPPLKPDLMKRSALTLRGLVHADSGSIMAAATTSLPEEIGGVRNWDYRYCWLRDAALTASALVNLGSTTEAEGYLGWIHEVLKSVPGPERLHPLYTIRGLGLPSEAVIDELPGYAGSRPVRVGNAANQQVQLDVFGPIVDLVSSLAHARQSRGLAGKEALSDDDWSLVRSMVEAVERRWDEPDHGIWEIRGTPRHHVYSKVMGWMTIDRALTLAASFGRETEPSWAGLREQIHAEVIDKGWNEEVRSFTAAYEGTDLDAATLHIGLSGLIDPSDPRFAATVTATEAELRSGSTVYRYHHDDGLPGGEGGFHLCAAWLVEAYLLIGQRSEAEALFAQLVSAAGPTGLLSEEYDPVAERSLGNHPQAYSHLGLLRCASLLSA from the coding sequence GTGACTGCTTCGGATCTACCGGTTGAACTTCGCCGCGCTCTCATGGCCGTGGCCCGAACGCCTCGACTGCTCGTCGCCTCCGACTACGACGGGACGATGGCCCCCATCGTGTCCGATCCGTCGAAGGCGTTTCCGCATGCCGAGTCCGTGAGCGCTATGCGCGGGTTGGCGAGTCTTGCCGCAACGAAGGCTGCCGTCATCTCAGGTCGCGCCCTCCGCGATTTGGCCACACTGTCCAGGCTCCCCGCCGAGGTCCAACTCGTCGGCAGCCACGGCAGCGAATTCGACGTCGGATTCATCAATGCAATCGACGACACGGCCAAACGACTTCTGCAGGACATCGCCGAGGAGATGACCTCGATCGCCGCGCGATTCTCCGGCGTCACCGTCGAAACAAAGCCCGCGAGTGCTGCGCTACATGTCCGGAACGCCGACTCGGCCGATGCGGATGCCGCGCTGGTTGCCGTGCGCGAAGGCATCGCGCTACGCGAAGGCGTGCAGGTGACCGAGGGTAAGTCCGTCATCGAACTCGCTGTCATCGTCACCGACAAGGGCGACGCCCTCGATATCCTCCGGCATCAGGAGGGCGCGACAGCTGCGGTTTTCTTCGGCGACGATGTCACCGATGAGAAGGCCTTCACCCGCCTGCACGGCCCCGACGTCGGCGTCAAGATCGGCCCCGGTGACAGTCTCGCCGAGTTCCACATCGACAGCACCGAGCAGGTATCACTCGCACTGGCCTTCCTACTCGAAGAGCGTCGCCGGTGGCTCTCCGGTGCCGATGCTCCTCGCATCGAACGACTCACGATGCTCGCCAGCCCCAATGCCGTCGCGCTGGTGACTCCCGACGCGAACCTGACATGGCTCTGCCACCCCGAACCGGACTCGGCAGCGATTTTCGCGCACCTCCTCGGTGGCAACGAGGCCGGTCACTTCAGCATCGGCCCCAAGCGCACTGCCTTGCCGCTGAGCCAGCAGTACGTCGACGGCACCATGACCGTCCAGACCAAATGGTCGAGCCTGCAGGTCACCGACTACCTCCCGCACGACGTCGCAATCGGGCAGACCTCGCTCACGCGCGTCGTCACCGGCAAAGCCACCGCAATCGTGACGTTCGCACCGCGACCCGAATTCGGCAAAGTGTGGGTTCAGCTCGAACCCGAGGAGGACGGACTTCGAATCTCCGGCACCGCAGAGCCGATGGTCCTGCGCAGTCCCGGCGTGAAATGGAACGTCGTCTCCGATGGCGCGCAACAGACCGCGCATGCCGAGATCGACCCGACCGGTGGACCCGTCGTCCTCGAATTACGTTTGGGCTGCGAGGATCTCGGTCCCTCTGCGCTACCGGAACCGGAGCGCCGGGAACAGGCCGAGGCCTACTGGAAGGACTGGGTCGATGCCCTGAATCTGCCGCCACTCAAACCGGATTTGATGAAACGATCCGCCCTGACGCTCCGCGGACTCGTTCACGCCGACTCCGGCTCGATCATGGCGGCCGCGACCACGTCGCTACCCGAAGAGATCGGCGGCGTGCGCAACTGGGACTACCGCTACTGCTGGCTGCGCGATGCGGCACTCACCGCTTCCGCGCTGGTCAACCTCGGCTCGACGACCGAAGCCGAGGGATACCTCGGATGGATCCACGAGGTCCTGAAGTCCGTGCCTGGCCCCGAACGACTACATCCGCTGTACACGATCCGTGGTCTCGGTCTGCCGTCCGAGGCCGTCATCGACGAGCTTCCCGGATACGCCGGCTCGCGCCCGGTCCGCGTCGGCAACGCAGCCAACCAGCAAGTCCAACTCGATGTGTTCGGGCCGATCGTCGACCTCGTCTCTTCCCTCGCGCATGCCCGCCAGTCTCGGGGCCTGGCCGGGAAAGAGGCCTTGTCCGACGACGATTGGAGTCTGGTCCGCTCGATGGTCGAGGCTGTGGAGCGCCGATGGGACGAACCCGACCACGGTATCTGGGAGATCCGCGGGACACCCCGCCACCACGTGTACTCCAAGGTCATGGGCTGGATGACCATCGATCGGGCGCTCACCCTCGCCGCCTCGTTCGGTCGGGAAACCGAACCGAGCTGGGCCGGTCTGCGCGAGCAGATCCATGCCGAGGTCATCGACAAGGGTTGGAACGAAGAAGTCCGGTCCTTCACCGCAGCCTACGAAGGCACCGACCTCGATGCGGCGACCCTGCACATCGGGCTCTCCGGGCTGATCGATCCGTCCGACCCTCGGTTCGCGGCGACCGTGACGGCGACCGAAGCCGAACTGCGTAGCGGGTCGACCGTGTACCGCTACCACCACGACGACGGATTGCCCGGCGGCGAGGGTGGATTTCATCTGTGCGCGGCGTGGCTGGTCGAGGCATACCTGCTCATCGGGCAGCGATCAGAAGCCGAGGCCCTGTTCGCCCAACTCGTCAGTGCAGCCGGTCCGACCGGTCTGCTCAGTGAGGAATACGACCCCGTCGCCGAACGCTCACTGGGCAACCATCCCCAGGCCTACAGCCACCTCGGTCTGCTCAGGTGTGCGAGTTTGCTCAGCGCCTGA
- the kstR gene encoding cholesterol catabolism transcriptional regulator KstR → MTTSSRSRSVNNVDKNRGTAVKETNTATPLRSVGVLTDDDLSSNAQRERRKRILDSTLALASKGGYEAVQMRAVAERADVAVGTLYRYFPSKVHLLVSALSREFEKIDSRRKLPPGQTPQERMHLILGQITRAMQRDPLLTEAMTRAFMFADASAAAEVDQVGRLMDRLFAKAMSDGDPTELQLSIARVISDVWLSNLVAWLTRRSSATDVAARLELTVDLLLGDSEPLY, encoded by the coding sequence ATGACCACATCTTCTCGGTCGCGATCGGTGAACAACGTCGACAAGAACAGGGGAACGGCCGTGAAAGAAACCAACACGGCTACACCGTTGCGTTCCGTCGGCGTCCTCACCGACGACGACCTGAGTTCCAACGCTCAACGCGAACGCCGGAAGCGAATACTCGATTCGACCTTGGCTCTCGCATCCAAAGGTGGTTACGAAGCCGTTCAGATGCGGGCCGTCGCAGAGCGTGCCGACGTCGCAGTCGGAACGCTGTATCGATACTTTCCGTCCAAGGTCCATCTGCTGGTTTCGGCTCTCTCCCGTGAATTCGAAAAGATCGACTCCCGTCGCAAGCTTCCTCCCGGCCAAACGCCGCAGGAGCGGATGCATCTCATTCTCGGGCAGATCACACGCGCGATGCAACGTGATCCTTTACTCACCGAAGCGATGACTCGCGCCTTCATGTTCGCGGACGCCTCCGCTGCTGCCGAGGTGGATCAGGTCGGCCGATTGATGGACCGACTGTTCGCCAAAGCGATGAGCGACGGCGATCCAACGGAACTGCAGCTCAGCATCGCTCGCGTCATCAGCGACGTCTGGCTGTCCAATCTCGTGGCGTGGTTGACCCGCCGTTCGTCTGCCACCGACGTCGCCGCTCGACTCGAACTGACCGTCGATCTGCTACTCGGAGACTCCGAGCCCCTCTACTGA
- a CDS encoding acyl-CoA dehydrogenase, which translates to MTIATTDDQRDVQQSIRSWAATADPMRTLRADEQSGWRSHWRGLAELGVFSVAVPESVGGVGGTVADLAAMLEETSTALVGGPLLSTALAALVVGRNGGPAATRWGADLCEGRLPCAVVLSEAPVAARRDGDTLVLDGTVDIAFGAADGVGVLLPAAVDGETVWCMLGIETPGLKIESLLGVDRSVPVARLTLQDVAVDPDSVLSDVSTSYVLDLAATLAAADAAGVAGWALRTAVEHAKMREQFGAPIGSFQAIKHLCAEMLCRVEKTRAAAWDAAVAVDSAAAEHPLAAAVAASIALDAAVDNAKDAIQILGGVGYTWEHDAHFYLRRALSIRQLLGGTSRWRMRVTDLTRAGVRRHLSVDLGEAENRREDVRAEVRAVAEAEDSRRTLAESGLAAAHWPQPHGRDASAAEQLLYAEEMAAAGLEIPDLVIGWWAVPTILEHGTAEQIERFAGPTLHGDIRWCQLFSEPEAGSDLAALRTTATKVDGGWKLKGHKIWTSLAQQADWGICLARTDRDVPKHKGISYFVLDMTSPGIRIEPLKEITGDAVFNEVFLDDVFVPDDCLVGDLNSGWKLARTTLANERVAMSSGSTLGSALEDVVEATSSSTDPGVANALGGLVANGLVGSLLEFRSTLRRLGGQDPGAESSVRKLVGVRHRQDLAEFALEVSGQAGVIEGPLAKEMLLTRCLSIAGGTSQILLTVAAERILGLPR; encoded by the coding sequence GTGACAATTGCCACCACCGACGATCAGCGCGACGTCCAACAGTCGATTCGGTCGTGGGCCGCCACTGCCGATCCCATGCGAACATTACGCGCCGACGAGCAGTCGGGGTGGCGCTCGCACTGGCGCGGACTCGCTGAACTGGGCGTTTTCTCCGTTGCCGTTCCCGAGTCTGTGGGCGGCGTCGGCGGCACGGTCGCGGACCTCGCGGCGATGCTCGAGGAAACGTCGACAGCTTTGGTCGGTGGCCCGTTGCTCTCGACGGCGCTGGCAGCTCTCGTGGTCGGCAGGAACGGGGGCCCTGCAGCGACGCGGTGGGGTGCCGACCTCTGTGAAGGCAGACTTCCCTGCGCAGTAGTGCTCTCCGAGGCGCCGGTCGCAGCTCGCCGCGACGGCGACACTTTGGTCCTCGACGGCACCGTGGACATCGCCTTCGGGGCGGCGGACGGCGTCGGCGTGCTGTTGCCCGCAGCGGTCGACGGCGAGACGGTCTGGTGCATGCTCGGAATCGAGACGCCGGGTCTGAAGATCGAATCGTTGCTCGGCGTCGATCGCAGTGTTCCGGTAGCCCGGCTGACGCTGCAGGATGTCGCCGTGGATCCGGATTCGGTCCTTTCCGACGTCTCGACGTCGTACGTTCTCGATCTGGCGGCCACTCTCGCTGCCGCGGATGCCGCAGGCGTAGCCGGGTGGGCGCTGCGTACCGCTGTCGAGCACGCCAAGATGCGCGAGCAGTTCGGTGCACCGATCGGCAGTTTCCAGGCGATCAAGCATCTGTGCGCCGAAATGCTGTGCCGGGTGGAGAAGACGCGCGCCGCCGCATGGGACGCTGCGGTGGCAGTGGACTCCGCGGCAGCGGAACACCCACTGGCTGCCGCTGTGGCTGCCTCGATCGCTCTCGATGCTGCAGTGGACAACGCCAAGGACGCGATCCAGATCCTCGGCGGTGTCGGATACACGTGGGAGCACGACGCGCATTTCTATCTGCGGCGCGCCCTGTCCATCCGGCAGTTGCTCGGCGGTACGTCTCGTTGGCGGATGCGCGTGACGGACCTGACCCGCGCCGGCGTTCGACGCCATCTGAGCGTCGACCTCGGTGAGGCCGAGAATCGACGTGAGGATGTTCGCGCGGAGGTACGCGCGGTGGCAGAGGCGGAGGATTCTCGCCGCACGCTGGCCGAGTCGGGGCTTGCTGCCGCGCATTGGCCGCAACCTCACGGCCGGGACGCCAGTGCAGCGGAGCAACTTCTCTACGCGGAGGAGATGGCTGCGGCAGGTCTCGAGATTCCTGATCTGGTCATCGGCTGGTGGGCTGTTCCGACGATTCTCGAACACGGAACCGCCGAGCAGATCGAGCGTTTCGCGGGCCCGACACTGCATGGGGACATTCGCTGGTGCCAACTGTTCAGCGAGCCGGAGGCCGGCTCCGATCTGGCGGCATTGCGGACCACGGCGACGAAAGTCGATGGAGGCTGGAAGCTCAAGGGCCACAAGATTTGGACATCGCTCGCTCAGCAGGCCGACTGGGGAATCTGCCTTGCCCGCACCGACCGTGACGTCCCTAAGCACAAGGGAATCAGCTACTTCGTCCTCGATATGACCTCGCCCGGTATTCGTATCGAGCCGCTGAAGGAAATTACCGGTGACGCCGTGTTCAACGAGGTATTCCTAGATGACGTCTTCGTTCCGGACGATTGCCTCGTCGGAGATCTGAACAGCGGCTGGAAGCTTGCCAGGACCACCCTCGCCAACGAGCGGGTTGCGATGAGCAGCGGCTCGACGCTCGGTTCAGCACTCGAGGATGTCGTCGAGGCGACGTCGTCCAGCACCGATCCCGGTGTCGCGAATGCGCTGGGCGGGCTCGTTGCGAACGGGCTGGTGGGTTCCCTGCTCGAGTTCCGCTCGACGCTTCGGCGACTCGGTGGGCAGGATCCCGGCGCAGAATCCTCCGTCCGCAAGCTCGTCGGCGTGCGTCACCGGCAGGATCTCGCGGAATTCGCGTTGGAGGTTTCAGGTCAGGCAGGGGTCATCGAGGGACCACTGGCGAAAGAGATGCTGCTGACTCGCTGCTTGTCGATTGCGGGCGGTACCTCACAGATTCTGCTGACCGTCGCTGCCGAGAGGATTCTCGGTCTGCCGCGCTGA
- a CDS encoding acyl-CoA dehydrogenase family protein, whose amino-acid sequence MDESPFVELTAEQQELQRTLRTYFADLVSDEDAQIMMTERHGKSSRAIIQQMGTDGWLGVGWPEEFGGHGFGDVEQSIFVNEAARADIPLPAVTLQTVGPTLQKYGTEVQKDKFLKSILAGEVHFAIGYTEPEAGTDLASLRTTAVRDGDEYIVNGQKIFTTGGHDADYVWLAVRTGPADSRHRGISMLIVDTTDPGYTWTPIITLDGAHHVNATYYNDVRVPVDMLVGEENAGWRLITTQLNHERVMLGPAGKIDGLYVHLRGWAQKHGVLDEPDVRRALGEIHATFRINELLNWQIASSTADAVDVADASATKVFATERIQRVGRLAEELIGRHGNPLDPDTAKLMDWLDKQVKRNVVITFGGGVNEVMRELIATSGLGLPRVVR is encoded by the coding sequence ATGGACGAGTCTCCATTCGTCGAGTTGACCGCAGAGCAGCAGGAGCTACAGCGAACGCTGCGAACGTATTTCGCCGATCTCGTCAGCGACGAGGACGCGCAGATCATGATGACCGAGCGGCACGGCAAGTCTTCTCGCGCGATCATCCAACAGATGGGCACCGACGGATGGCTCGGAGTCGGTTGGCCCGAGGAGTTCGGTGGCCACGGGTTCGGTGATGTCGAGCAGTCGATCTTCGTGAACGAGGCTGCGCGCGCTGACATTCCGCTCCCTGCGGTGACCTTGCAAACTGTCGGCCCGACCTTGCAGAAGTATGGAACCGAGGTCCAGAAGGACAAGTTCCTCAAGTCGATCCTCGCCGGTGAGGTGCATTTCGCGATCGGTTACACCGAACCAGAGGCGGGAACCGACCTCGCCTCGCTGCGCACCACTGCGGTGCGCGACGGTGACGAGTACATCGTCAACGGACAGAAGATTTTCACCACGGGCGGTCACGACGCGGACTACGTCTGGCTCGCTGTGCGCACGGGGCCGGCGGATTCGCGTCACCGCGGCATCTCCATGCTCATCGTCGACACCACCGACCCCGGATACACGTGGACGCCGATCATCACCCTCGATGGTGCACACCACGTCAACGCGACGTACTACAACGATGTGCGGGTCCCCGTCGACATGCTGGTGGGGGAAGAGAACGCCGGTTGGCGTCTGATCACCACTCAGCTCAACCACGAGCGCGTCATGCTCGGACCCGCCGGTAAAATCGACGGTCTGTACGTGCACTTGCGCGGGTGGGCGCAGAAGCACGGGGTACTCGACGAGCCCGATGTGCGACGCGCTCTCGGCGAAATCCATGCCACGTTCCGGATCAACGAGCTGCTGAACTGGCAGATCGCTTCGTCCACTGCGGATGCGGTCGACGTTGCCGATGCTTCGGCTACCAAAGTGTTTGCCACCGAACGGATCCAGCGTGTTGGGCGGCTTGCCGAGGAGCTGATCGGGCGACACGGAAATCCTCTCGACCCCGACACTGCCAAGCTCATGGACTGGCTGGACAAGCAGGTCAAGCGCAACGTGGTCATCACGTTCGGTGGAGGCGTGAACGAAGTGATGCGTGAACTGATCGCAACGTCCGGCCTCGGACTGCCCAGGGTCGTGCGATGA
- a CDS encoding MaoC family dehydratase N-terminal domain-containing protein produces the protein MSESISEAADRIAAAGECAPRAGRDPINQPMINNWVEAIGDANPIYVDAGAARAAGHQGVVAPPAMAQVWTMGGLHYTRSSDDPLGLMMGILDDAGFTSVVATNCDQTYHRYLELGEEVTVTTKLDNVVGPKKTGLGLGWFVTTRNIWYVGDEAVAEMVFRVLKFAPEAKPVAEDVSEAIRPVVSQETEFFWEGARVGELRIQRVEDGSLRHPPIPAIWQDKTEPIDYVVARGTGTVFSFVVHHAPKVPGRTLPFVVALVELDEGVRVLGELRGIEPSEVEVGLPVEVEFLRIDENFTLPAWKAIR, from the coding sequence ATGAGCGAATCGATCAGCGAAGCAGCGGATCGTATTGCGGCAGCGGGGGAATGCGCGCCTCGCGCTGGGCGGGACCCGATCAACCAACCGATGATCAACAACTGGGTCGAAGCGATCGGCGACGCGAACCCCATCTACGTCGATGCCGGCGCTGCTCGAGCGGCTGGGCACCAGGGCGTCGTCGCGCCTCCTGCCATGGCACAGGTGTGGACGATGGGCGGATTGCATTACACGCGTTCGTCCGATGACCCGCTCGGGCTGATGATGGGCATACTCGACGACGCCGGATTCACCTCTGTCGTGGCGACCAATTGTGACCAGACCTATCACCGTTATCTCGAGCTCGGCGAAGAAGTGACGGTCACTACGAAACTCGACAATGTCGTCGGTCCGAAGAAGACCGGTCTCGGTCTCGGCTGGTTCGTCACCACGCGCAACATCTGGTACGTGGGTGATGAGGCCGTCGCCGAAATGGTCTTCCGGGTGCTCAAGTTCGCACCGGAAGCCAAGCCGGTCGCCGAAGACGTGTCGGAGGCGATTCGTCCGGTCGTATCCCAGGAGACCGAGTTCTTCTGGGAGGGAGCACGAGTAGGCGAACTGCGCATTCAGCGGGTCGAGGACGGCTCGCTGCGCCATCCACCGATTCCGGCGATCTGGCAGGACAAGACTGAGCCGATCGACTACGTGGTCGCTCGCGGGACGGGCACGGTGTTCAGCTTCGTCGTCCACCACGCACCCAAAGTGCCCGGGCGCACACTGCCTTTCGTGGTCGCTCTCGTCGAACTCGACGAGGGAGTCCGCGTACTCGGTGAGCTACGCGGAATCGAACCGTCCGAGGTCGAGGTCGGATTGCCTGTCGAGGTCGAATTCCTCCGCATCGACGAGAACTTCACACTCCCCGCTTGGAAGGCGATTCGATGA
- a CDS encoding MaoC family dehydratase, translated as MIAAQVGDELPELEIFADPTFVVSTALATRDFQDVHHDRDKAIERGSKDIFVNILTDTGLVQRFVTDWAGPTAVFRSIGLRLGVPWYAYDTLTLRGKVSAVTDGEVTVEVTGSDALGDHIVAQVKLVMGRSA; from the coding sequence ATGATTGCAGCGCAGGTAGGTGACGAACTGCCCGAACTGGAAATTTTCGCCGATCCGACTTTCGTAGTCTCGACGGCGTTGGCCACCAGAGACTTTCAAGATGTCCACCATGACCGCGACAAGGCGATCGAGCGCGGTTCCAAAGATATCTTCGTCAATATTCTTACCGACACCGGTTTGGTGCAGCGTTTCGTGACCGACTGGGCGGGCCCGACTGCGGTCTTCCGCTCGATCGGTCTGCGGCTGGGGGTTCCCTGGTACGCCTACGACACTTTGACGCTGCGCGGGAAGGTATCTGCTGTCACCGACGGTGAAGTGACGGTCGAGGTGACCGGCTCCGACGCTCTCGGTGATCACATCGTGGCACAGGTAAAACTGGTAATGGGGAGGTCGGCATGA